Proteins from a single region of Ammospiza nelsoni isolate bAmmNel1 chromosome 28, bAmmNel1.pri, whole genome shotgun sequence:
- the CTXND2 gene encoding cortexin domain containing 2, with amino-acid sequence METPTVLPAMDVDKAVATAFVVLLGLFLLAMTVRCARLVVDPYSAIPTSTWEEEPIN; translated from the coding sequence ATGGAGACCCCCACGGTGCTGCCCGCCATGGACGTGGACAAAGCCGTGGCCACGGCCTtcgtggtgctgctggggctcttcctGCTGGCCATGACCGTGCGCTGCGCCCGCCTCGTGGTGGATCCCTACAGCGCCATCCCCACCTCCACCTGGGAGGAGGAACCCATCAACTGA